The nucleotide sequence caaaccaaactaattcaacaaggttgactaccaaccaaaccaagtcaacaaggttggctaccaaaccaaagaaaactcttattaggcacatgcctaatattTCTTCAATGTGATGGACATCATCATAAAGTTGGTCAGCAAACTCATATGTAGGACTTTGTAACCAAGGAAAATTCCAGGAAAATAGTATGTTATCCATTCTAGTGTATTCTTACatttatactttaaaagaaaaTTTGTGCTACTTCTATCTCATTGTACTTTTCCTGCTCAAGGTACCTTAACATGGTTCAAAAGCGAGCTGACTTACCCATATATAAAAAAACAGCTGAATGAGTTCAATTCTAGAATTAGGTGTGCATATAAGGATTCAATGAGCAGTTATATTGTCATTTCTGGTGTTGGGTTTTTGATGTGGAATACCTATATTACATACGAAGGCGTTCCTTAACATAAATCAGAGTACTTCTTGGGCAATCTGTTTTCTTAATATTAATGCAAATGTTTTTAATCCTATTGCTCTATCTTCAGCAACCATGTTCAAAAAAGAAGGGATGATTTTTGAATACATTTTGAACACGGTTGAGGAAAACAacaaagaattacaaattgaagatTTTACAAGTTTGCAAAAGAAGGGACATGAACCAAATTGGTACTTCATTCTATTATACCACTTTATTAGTattctcatttgtaatatcatcacagagtatgttataaactctgtgatgatcattgaatatttggtaCTCTCCAGTTCTTAGTTCTTTTTTTTTACATGCGTGCTAGTAGGTGAGGCCTTTTCtctgcctcaataggattagtagggtaaggtttagcccggtttgAGTTGCCTTGGTactatgcctttggaaaaatatccacacggctatgagattatatgccctcgtgagactttgccggcagctacaccatgaatcctctacatgaggctgccatcataaggcaatgtgaggcgcagaggagtgattatatagccaaggcatatgggtaacaataccggtgctattgtcccccttatttgtactgttcctaattgttgtatttttcttttctttcattaataaaaaattagccctaggcgcttgcctagcggattgccaaaaaaaagaggaatgaaaatgagcaagccaaacaagtgctagaaaagaaacgaAAAGAGAATATTGAAGGGAACAAATTGGGATCATGCCAAGTGACCTGGTGAGCCCATACTTTAGCACGGGCTAACtacatctaatatatatatatatatatatatatatataaataaaagagtGTTTACTTCACATGCGGCTGAAGTGGTTAAAGAATCCAATGAGAAAGCGACACGTGGATTTGGATCCCAAATAATAAGAGAAAATTGAGGGGGGAAATAAAAAGTTATGTTCCTAAAAAAGGAACCGGTTGCTATGGTCTCCTCCCGCTCTGCTCGTAATATTCAATCAACTTACGAAGATGCATcaagataaaaaagaaatattttaagaTTTGAGCATGATTTTTAGAAATGTTCATATGAAATTCTTCCCCAAGAACCTGCAAGCGAGTAAGAAAGAATCTTCTAATGAAAACTAAGAATGCAAGCATTAAGAAATAATTTTCGTGGAGAAAGCTCagaaaacaaaagctttaagtgCTATAATTAAGTTGGTTTGGTAGTGACAAGaaagaaataaagttggaaagtaAAAAAGCATTGAATTTTTTCGGAGTTGAGTCAAATGCCTCTCCCCTTTTTAAAGGCATATGTAAGGTCTTTTCTATCCTCCCAGATCCTACTTGTGGAAGTACACCCCCAGATCCAATTTGTAGGAATACACTGGGTATGTTAGTGTTGTTGGTGAGCGAATCAAATCTGAAAACAGCCTAAACCGAGGATTGAGGAAAGACAGGAAAAGAAGATGAAGGATTTGAGGAAACAAATCTCTGGTGTTGTTCCTAACAATTTTTTAGCAAAATTGCAGCTAATTATGGTGACGTTGGAATTGAATAGATACTAGAGAAATCAAATCTGAGATCTTTTGGaatgttctttggtggtggtattTTGGTGGATAAGTGAGAAATAGGTTTGGCAAGCCAGCAATGGAACTTGCCGCCGACCATGAAACTTTCCGGCAAGGTGGTTGACCTTCAAGTACACAGAGGAAAAGAaagaatggaaaaagaaaaagataaaaaatgaatTGACTATTTCGGAGATCTTAAACGCGCTTAAAGAAAGTGAAAAACACACACCTTGCCATATCAATAAATTGTGTCTAATTGAAACACTTTTGGAGAGTTCAGGTGTTCAATAGGTACTAATCAAGTATTCAAATGAAAATATCACACAAATTTAGGGGGCTGCGTACGAATTTGGCCAATTCATTTTCGGTTAGTTAAAATGGAAAATTATAATTTCCAACCTTGTCGCCTGTGTAAGTGTGTATGCTCTCAAATCTCGACAAATGATAAAAATCGTGATAAGTTTGCAAAcataaattaatcaatttatagtGAATGCTTATATTATTAATTtctacttatgaaaataaaattcaaattatgAACTCATAGCTTTGAAATTGTTCTTTTATAAGCAAATTCCATTAGTGACATTCAATGATGTCCATTCCTCCTCCTCTTTCTTGTAATGAAGTAAATATAGTTTGAAACATGTGAAAGATGGTAGTGAAAAAATCGTAGTAACACGTGTCTGATTAACATTGCTTGGAATAAGCTATATTTGTAGTGAAAAAATCGTAGTAACACGTGTCTGATTAACATTGCTTGGAATAAGCTATATTTgtagttttaaaattttgaacATTACTTTACTTTAGTTTGTAGAAACTCTAATAATTCACAGGAATTGATCTAAACAATTGAACTTAAATAATACACTGCTGTTTTGAGCAGAAATTAAAGCAAACATGATCAATCCATATAATTGTTCTTAGATAAACAGATATTTAGTTAAGTCTGCGACAATTCTTCCTGATGTCACCCTTGAATCCAGTAAGTGGAGTGATGTTCCCCATTTTGACCATTGACTTTGCAAAATGATGGAAGAAAAGTGCCTCATTTTCAGCATAGCTCTTCACTAATTCCTTTGTCTTTTTTACTTTCCCGGTCAGTAGTACTTCATCTGAGTTCAAAAGTCCTTTGCCCCATAGTAACAATTGGAAATATGTATTGTCAAATCTTACTGGTGATGTGAAATCAAGAGGGGAAATGTTATTGTCTCCCCCTATTCTTGGACAAGCTGTTTTTAAACCAGTGTAATAAGTTTTCTCAAGTGTTGCATCTGGCAAGTTGTCACCATTTTGATTGTATAGCCTTTGCCTAAATGATACACATCTTGCCATCCCTATGGTGTGCGCTCCTATTACATGATGAAAAATCAGAACTTTTAGCATTATCGATCTCATCCAAAGGTAAAAAATCATTTGCATGATTAGATTTTTGCAGGATTAGCTCACCAGAAAGAGCAACAAGATCTTGTTCACTAAGGCCTTGTCGCGCGAACAGCGTTATGAGGTTTTGGATAGTAGAATTTGGTGCAGGAATGTTTGTGTTTGCTTTCTTGAGGTTTGCTATCTTTGAGTCTCTTCTTCCTAGTGGTACTTCCCAATGTGGTCCTCCACTCTGTTTAGCAAAATTCAGAATTAATTAAGAAGCACTTAgcttgtactttatttattaatattcctattttaataaaagaaaaatgtggTTACTAGAACAGTGGAGTCGCGAGCAGCAAGGGCTAGAATGTCTGCACAGGAGACAGTGTGAGGGCAAACTTGTTCAAGTCTAGCTTTGATCTGATCAATAACTTCAAATCCCCTGATGGAATTCTTGTTTGGTCCTGCATCTTTTTCACTTTTGAATGCACTAGTCTTGTCAAGTAATATTGATGCATCACAGCCCTATAACATAACAAAGAAGAATTTCTTAAGCTTACTCTTTTAACATGCAGATGTGATAAAAGTATAtactatatgtatatatgtacCTGGACAAAGCAGTCATGAAAGTGAAGTCTAAGCAAAGAAGCAGCCATTCTTGGATCTTTAGCAATAGCCTCTTCCAAAACAGACATGACTATCTCGTTCGCTTGAGGGCACGAGAACTGGTAGAATTCTGGAAAAAGACCACCACCCCAGCTGGAAAGAGCAGAGGACAGAAAAGACATCATTATAGTAAGTGTATAAACAAGTTTGAGAGAAGCCATTGTGTGATTGAAAGAAACACAAAGTTTTTGTTGAATGAGATTACTTGGTGCAAATGCATGGGGAAATTTATATAGAAAGTTTCCATGAACAAATCAACTACTCCTCTGCTACCAAATCCTCTAATAATGCTTTTCATAGTATAGTGTGACCATGTCAACTCGTTTGTACATAACTTAAGGGAAATAGTATATGTTTGACTGAAGAGTATTTTTGCAAGTGTTTCTGGTTTCAGTTTCTACCTGCTCCAATGAACCAATTGAAGATTATTGTGTCAGCCACGTTATAGGGTTTGAACAATTTCTGTACCTATCTTGACCTGACGTTTTCAGAACAAGAGAAGAGAGAGTCCAATGATTATAACAGAGTACAAGACACATATTAACAAAAATTACTCAATAGAATAAATGAGCTTTAGAGTAGAACTAGAGGATTCTTATAATTGATTTTAACTAGTTTGATTCTGAGGTTGGTTTATTAATTCAatgattgattgatataaaaggaTTGGGTTCGTACACCAGCGTTACAAACAAAGAGAAGTAATGCACTAACAAAATTGCTCAATC is from Nicotiana tabacum cultivar K326 chromosome 18, ASM71507v2, whole genome shotgun sequence and encodes:
- the LOC107782784 gene encoding peroxidase 9-like precursor, yielding MASLKLVYTLTIMMSFLSSALSSWGGGLFPEFYQFSCPQANEIVMSVLEEAIAKDPRMAASLLRLHFHDCFVQGCDASILLDKTSAFKSEKDAGPNKNSIRGFEVIDQIKARLEQVCPHTVSCADILALAARDSTVLSGGPHWEVPLGRRDSKIANLKKANTNIPAPNSTIQNLITLFARQGLSEQDLVALSGAHTIGMARCVSFRQRLYNQNGDNLPDATLEKTYYTGLKTACPRIGGDNNISPLDFTSPVRFDNTYFQLLLWGKGLLNSDEVLLTGKVKKTKELVKSYAENEALFFHHFAKSMVKMGNITPLTGFKGDIRKNCRRLN